A single Vanacampus margaritifer isolate UIUO_Vmar chromosome 14, RoL_Vmar_1.0, whole genome shotgun sequence DNA region contains:
- the LOC144064011 gene encoding placenta-specific gene 8 protein-like: MLLPLISSSVQQPHTLSLSSSSSSVVIIIMAVTSQPGRYPASDFQTGLCDFCDDCGTCCYGLWCFPCLSCTIAGDMDECCLCGLSMAIRSVYRTRYNINGSLCSDFMANMCCLVCATCQLKRDIDRRKEQGIF, encoded by the exons ATGCTTCTCCCCCTCATCAGTTCGTCTGTACAGCAACCGCACACG ctatcattatcatcatcatcatcgtcagtcgtcatcatcatcatggcggTAACGAGTCAACCAGGAAGATATCCAGCCTCTGACTTCCAGACTGGCTTGTGTGACTTCTGCGACGATTGCGGAACAT GCTGCTACGGCCTGTGGTGCTTCCCGTGCTTGAGCTGCACCATCGCCGGCGACATGGACGAGTGCTGCCTGTGCGGCTTGAGCATGGCCATCCGCAGCGTCTACCGGACCCGTTACAACATCAAC GGTTCCCTATGCAGCGACTTCATGGCCAATATGTGCTGCCTGGTGTGCGCCACCTGCCAGCTTAAGAGAGACATCGACCGGAGAAAGGAGCAAGGCATCTTCTGA